Within the Kineococcus mangrovi genome, the region CGCCCCCGGGCTGCCGCGGGCGCGGCGCGCGACCTCCGGGGTCGTCACGGGCGGTGCCGTGAGCACCGCCCGGGCCTGGACCGGGGACGCGGTGCCGACCGTGGGCCGCCTGTACTTCACCCAGGGGGCGGGCAAGTACGAGTGCACCGCGAGCAGCGTCGACTCCCCCCGCGGCGACGTCATCGTCACCGCGGGCCACTGCGTGACCGAGAACGGGCTGGACTCCCAGAACCTCGTCTTCGTCCCGGGCCTGACGGGCACGAGCGAGCCGCAGGGCCGGTTCGCGGTGGGCCGGACGTTCACGACGCCGCAGTGGCGCACGGGTGACCAGCAGTCCTCGGCGGCGCTGAGCTTCGACGTGGGGTTCGCCGTGGTCGCACCCCGGGACGGGAAGTCGCTGAAGGACGTGGTGGGCGCCAACGCGATCGCGTTCGACGCCCCGCTGGCGCGCACGACCGTGCTCGGCTACCCCGGCCGCAGCCGGACCGCCGACGGGTTCACGCTGCAGTACTGCACCGGCGCCCAGTTCACCGACAACGGCCCGGGCGCCACGAGCGACGTGGCGGTCCTGTGCGACCTCGGCGGCGGGTCCAGCGGTGGCCCCTGGCTGCACGACGTCGACCCGGCCACGGGCACCGGCACGGTGACGTCCGTCGTCAGCTTCAGCTACGACGACAACACCTCGGTCCTGTACGGGCCGCGGTTCGGCGGCGTCGTCCGTGACGTGTACGCCCAGGCGGCCGGCGCCTGACCCGCCGCCCGCGCGCGAGGAGGGCCCCCACCGCGTCGGCGGGGGCCCTCCTCGCGCGTCGGGTCAGAGCGGGAAGTTCACGTACTTCGTCTCGAGGTACTCCTCGATGCCCTCCAGGCCGCCCTCGCGGCCGAACCCGCTCGCCTTCACCCCGCCGAAGGGGGCGGCGGCGTTGGAGACGACCCCGGCGTTGAGGCCGACCATGCCCGACTCCAGCGCCTCGGCGACGCGCATCCCGCGGTCCAGGCCCCGGGTGAACGCGTAGGCGACGAGGCCGTACTCGGTGTCGTTGGCCAGGGCCAGGCCCTCCTGCTCGGTGTCGAAGACGACGACGGGCGCGACGGGCCCGAACGTCTCCTCGGTGAGCAGCCGCGCGCCGGCGGGGACGTCGACGACGACGGTCGGGGCGTAGAAGTAGCCGGCGTCGCCGACGGGTCCGCCGCCGGTGAGCACGCGGGCGCCGGCCTCGACGGCCTCGGTGACGCGGGCCGCGACGTCCTCGCGGGCCCGGGCGTCGATGAGCGGCCCGACCTGCGCGCCGTCCTCGGTCCCGCGACCCACGACGAGGGAGCCCATCCGCTCGGCCAGGCGGCGGGAGAACTCCTCGGCCACCCCGCGCTGGACGTAGAACCGGTTGGCCGCCGTGCACGCCTCGCCCTGGTTGCGCATCTTGGCGGCCATCGCGCCGTCGACCGCCGCGTCCAGGTCGGCGTCGTCGAAGACGAGGAACGGGGCGTTCCCGCCGAGCTCCATCGAGACGCGCAGCAGCCGTTCGGCGGACTGCTCCACGAGCTTCTTCCCCACGGGGGTGGAGCCGGTGAACGTCAGCTTGCGCAGCCGCGGGTCGGCGATGAGCGGGGCCGTGACCTCGCCCGTGGCGGACGTCGTGACGACGTTGACGACGCCGTCGGGAACCCCCGCCTCGGCGAGGACCTGCGCCAGCAGCAGCGTCGTGAGCGGGGTCTGGGTGGCCGGTTTCACGACGATGGTGCACCCCGCGGCGAGCGCCGGGGCGATCTTCCGGGTGCCCATGGCGAGCGGGAAGTTCCACGGCAGGATCGCCAGCACGGGGCCGACGGGCTGCTTCATCGTCAGCAGCCGGGAACCGCCGACGGGGTTCTGCGCGTACCGGCCGGCGATCCGCGGGGCCTCCTCGGAGAACCAGCGGAAGAACTCGTTGCCGTACGCCACCTCGCCGCGCGCCTCGGCCAGCGGTTTGCCCATCTCCAGGGTCATGAGGAGGGCGAAGTCGTCGGCGCGGGCGGCGACGAGGTCGAACGCGCGGCGCAGGACCTCCGCGCGTTCACGGGTGGGCGTGCGGGCCCACCCCGCCTGCGCGGCCACGGCGGCGTCCAGGGCGGCGGCGCCGTCCTGCACCGTCGCGTCGGCGATCTCGACGAGGGTGCGGCCGGTGGCCGGGTCCTCGACGGGGATGCGCGCGCCGCCGGCGGCCTGGCGCCAGGTGCCGCCGATGAACAGGTCGGTGGGGACCTCCGCGAGGAGTTCGCGCTCCCTGGAGCCGGTGCTGGTCGTGGTGGTGCTCGTCATGGTGGCGATCCTCTCGTGGGGTCCGTCCGGGGTGGTTCAGGCGGAGGCGAAGACGCCGTCCAGCACGTCGAACGCCTGCTCCAGCAGGGCGTCGTCGATGCTCAGCGGCGGCAGGAACCGCAGGACGTTGCCGTCGGTGCCGCAGGTCAGGACGACGACGCCGCGGCGGGCGGCCTCGGTCGCGACCTTCTTGGCCAGGGCGGCGTCGGGTTCGGTGGTGCCGGGCGCCACGAGCTCGACGGCGACCATGGCGCCGCGGCCGCGGACGTCGCCCACGCGCGGGTCGCGGTCGGCGAGGGCGCGCAGCCGGCGGAACAGCAGTTCCTCGATCTGCCGGGCGCGCGCGAGGAGGCCGTCCTCCTCGACGGTCCGCAGGACGGCGAGCGCCGCGGCCGTGGCCAGCGGGTTACCGCCGTAGGTGCCGCCGAGACCGCCGGTGACGGGGGCGTCGAGGACCTCGGCGCGGCCCGTGACGGCCGACAGGGGCAGGCCGCCGGCGACGCCCTTGGCGATGGTGACGAGGTCGGGTTCGACGCCCTCGAGCGCGCTGGCGAACCAGGCGCCGGTGCGGGCGAGTCCGGTCTGCACCTCGTCGGCGACGAACACGACGCCGTTCTCGCGGGCCCAGGCCGCGATGGCCGGCAGGAACCCCGGCGCCGGCACGATGAACCCGCCCTCGCCCTGGACGGGCTCGACGACGATCGCGGCGAGGTTGGCGGCGCCGACCTGCTTGTCCATGACGGCGATGGCCCGCGCGGCGGCGGTCGGGCCGTCGAGGCCGTCGCGGAACGGGTAGCTCAGCGGTGCGCGGTAGACCTCGGGCGCGAACGGCCCGAACCCGTTCTTGTAGGGCATGTTCTTGGCCGTCATGGCCATCGTGAGGTTGGTGCGGCCGTGGTAGGCGTGGTCGAAGACGACGACGGCCTGACGGCCGGTGTGGGCGCGGGCGATCTTCACGGCGTTCTCGACGGCCTCGGCCCCGGAGGTGAAGAAGGCGCTCTTCTTGGCGAAGTCGCCGGGGGTCAGCTCGGCGAGGCGCTCGGCGAGCTCCACGTAGGAGTCGTACGGGGTGATCATGAAGCAGGTGTGGGTGAAGCGGGCGGCCTGCTCGGTGACGGCCTGCACGACGGCCGGGGCGGAGTTGCCCACCGTGGTCACGGCGATGCCCGAGCCGAGGTCGGCGTAGGAGTTCCCGTCGACGTCGACGACGACCCCACCGCCGGCGGCGTGGGCGAAGAACGGCATCGAGGAGCCGACGGCCGCCGAGACGGCCGCGGTGCGGCGGGCGGCCAGCTCCCGCGAGCGCGGGCCGGGGACCTCGGTGACGAGGCGGATCTCCTGCGGCAGCGCGGGGCCACCGTGCGTGGGGGTCGAGCCGGTCGTCCGCTGCGGGCCGTGCCCCGGGGTGAGCGTCGTCATGGCACGACGGTAGGCGCCCGGCCGCCCGCCGTCAGTGCCCGGTTCGCACCTCCTGACGCCCCGCAGCGGTGCGGATCCGACACCCGGTGCGGCACCCTGGGGGCGTGGTGCTGCTCGCGGACCTCCTCTCGACGGCCTCCTTGGACCTGCGCCTCGTCGGCGGCGACCCGAGCGTCCCGGTGCGCTGGGTCGCCACGAGCGAGCTGGACGACCCGACCCCGTTCCTGGAGGGCGGGGAGCTGCTGCTGACCACCGGGTTGCGCGTGCCCCGGGACGGCTGGGCGGCCTGGGTGGGGCGGCTGGTCGCCGCCGGCGCCGCGGGGGTCGGGTTCGGCGTCGGCCTGTCGCACCGGAGCGTGCCGCGCGCTCTCGTCACGGCGGCCTCGACCGCCGGGCTCGCCCTGGTCGAGGTCCCCGTCCCCACCCCCTTCATCGCGGTCTCGCGGCGCCTGGCGGACCTGCTGCGGCGCGGTGAGAACGAGGCGGAGGCGACGGCCGCGCGCACCGGGCGGGACCTCGCGGCGGCCGCGGCGGGCCCGGACGGGGCGCGCGCGGTGCTGCGGCGCACGGCGCGGGCGGTGCACGGGGCGGCGTGGCTGCTCGACGCGGCGGGCACGGTCCTGACCGCGACGAGCGCGCAGGCCCCGCCCGCGGCGGCGCTGGAGGGGCTGGCGCGGGTCCGTGACCAGGGGGCGCGCGCGGCGTGGACGGAGGTCACGGCGGCCGGCACGCTCACCCTGCGGGCCAGCGGGCGGGCGCGGTGGCTGCTCGTCGCGGGCGGGCCCGACGTCCCGCGCGCCGTCCAGGGCACCGTGGGGACGGCGGCGGCGCTGCTGGACCTCCTGACGGCCCGCACGGCGCCGGGGCCGGCGCACGAGGCCGACCGCGTCACCGGCGAGGTCACGGCCTGCGCCGTCGACCTCGTCCTGTCGGGCCGCGGCGACCTCGCCCGACGGCTGGCCGGCGCCGTCGGGTTGGAGCTGCCCGACCCGGTCGTCGTCGTGCGCTGGAGCGGGCCCGCGGTCCCGGACCTGGCGCGCGGGGAGCACCACGCGCTGGGTTCCCCCGCCGCGGTGGCCGCCGCGCTGCGCGGGTACGCGGGCCGGGCCGGGGTCGCCCGGCCGGTCCCGCTGGCGCGCGCCGGTGCCCGGGCAGCCGACGCCGCGTGGTCCCGGACGACCCCGCAGCGTCCCGTGGTCCACGCCGACGGCTCCACGCTGCCGGAGAGCCTGGACCCGGCCGGGCTGGACGCGTGGGCCGCGGCGCGCCTCGCGGGCCTGGACGACGCGGCGCTGCGCCGGACCGTGGAGGTCTTCCTGGCCCACCACGGCGCCCGGCAGCCGACCGCCGACGCGCTCGGGGTGCACCGCAACACGGTGCGCCGGCGGATCGCGCGCGCGCAGCGGCTGCTGGGGGTCTCGCTGGAGGACCCGACGGACCGGGCGGAGGTGTGGCTCGCGCTGACGGCGACCCGCGCGCACGCGGGGTGAGCGGTCCCCTGCCAGACTCCCGCCGTGGCCCTGGACCCCGCCGACCTGCCCGCCGCCGCCCTGGAGTTCCTCGCCGAGCGCCACCTGGCGACGCTCACGACGCTGCGGGCCGACGGTTCCCCGCACGTCGTCCCGGTCGGGTTCACGTTCGACCCCGCCTCGGGCGAGGTGCGGGTCATCACGTCGGGCTCCTCGCGCAAGGCCGTCCACGCGGCCCGGGGGTCGCGCTGCGTCGTCTCCCAGGTCGACGGTCGGCGCTGGTTGTCGCTGGAGGGTCCGGGACGGGTGCTGGCGGACCCGGCGTCGGTGCGCGAGGCCGAGGAGCGCTACGCCCGCCGCTACCGCCCGCCGCGGGAGAACCCCGCCCGGGTCGTCGTGGTGTTCACCGTCGAGCGGGTGCTGGGGTCGGTCCCGCCGTGGGACTGAGCGCGGGTCAGCGGTAGCCGACCATGAGCTCGACGACCCGGTCGAGGAAGGCGTCCACGGGCGCCTCGCGGTAGCCGCGGCCCCCGCGCCGGGGCCGGAACAGCGCGTCCCGCACGTCGTCGGCGGTGAGGGTGAGCTCACCGCGGAAGTGGCGGACCAGCAGCGCGCACAGGTCGTCCACGTCGCGGGGGTGGTAGCCGCGGCGCACCCCGCGGCCGCGGGGGAACCGCTCACCGCGCCGCTCCTTCAGGCGGCCGGTGACGGCCTGGCCGAGGGCGGCGCGCCGGTCGGTCCAGGCCCGCTGGTCGGCCTGGGCCAGCGCGTGCGAGCGCTCCCGCCGCGCGAGGGCGTCCTCGACGTCGGCGAGCAGGTCGTCGGTGTCGGTGACGTCGTACCCGCCGAGCTGGGAGCCGAACCCGACCGCCCGCACCTGCGCCGAGGCCACCCGGCCCGCCGGGAGGGCGGTGGCGAGGTGGGCGAGGAACAGGTCGACGTCGGCCACCTTGTAGCCGCGGCGCAGCGCACCCGCCCGGGCCGGTCGTTCCCGGACGAGCTCGGTGAGGGGCACCGTGTCGCTGCTCACGCCTCGGTGCTCACGCGGTCGGCTGCTCGGGCCCGATGGCCGCGAGCTGACCGCAGGCGCCGTCGATCTCGCTGCCGCGGGTGTCGCGGACGGTGGTGGGGATGCCGCGGGCCTCCAGCGCCGCGACGAACGCCTTCTCCACGGCCGGCTCGCTCGCGGTCCACTTCGAGCCCGGGGTCGGGTTCAGCGGGATCGGGTTGACGTGCACCCAGCCGCGGCCGCGGGCGTTGAGCAGCTTGCCGAGGCGGTCGGCCCGCCAGGCCTGGTCGTTGACGTCGCGGATGAGCGCGTACTCGATGCTCACGCGCCGGCCGGTGGCCTCGAAGTAGCGGCGGGCCGCGTCCAGGGCCTGGGCGACGTTCCACCGCCGGTTGATCGGGACGAGGTCGTCGCGCAGCTCGTCGTCGGGGGCGTGCAGGCTCAGGGCCAGGGTCGCGGCGATCCCCTCGGCGGCGAACTTGTCGATGGCCGGGACCAGACCCACGGTCGACATCGTGAGGCCGCGCGCGGAGATGCCGAGGCCGTCGGGGGCGGGCTGGGTGAGCCGGCGCACGGCCGCGACGGCGGACTTGTAGTTGGCCAGCGCCTCCCCCATGCCCATGAAGACGACGTTGCCCACGCGGCCCTCGCCGCCGGGGACCTCACCGCGGGCCAGGGCGCGGGAGGCGGCCGTGACCTGCTCGACGATCTCCGCCGTCGACAGGTTGCGGGTCAGCCCCGCCTGGCCGGTGGCGCAGAACGGGCAGTTCATCCCGCACCCGGCCTGGCTGGAGATGCACAGGGTGTCGCGGTTCTGGTAGCGCATGAGGACCGACTCGACGAGCGCGCCGTCGTGCAGGCGGTAGAGCGTCTTGACGGTGGTCCCCCGGTCGGCCGTCAGCGTGCGGATCGGCGTCAGGAGCCGCGGCAGGAGCGCGTCGGCGATGCGCGAGCGACTGGCGGCCGGCAGGTCGGTCATCCGCGCCGGGTCGTCCTCGAGCCGCTCGAACCACTGCGTGGCGAGCTGCTTGCCGCGGAACGCCTTCTCCCCCAGCTCGACCATCGCCGGACCGCGCTCGGCCGGTTCGAGGTCGACGAAGTGGCGCGGCGGCTTGCCGCGGCGGGGTGCCCTCATGACGAGCTCGCCCGGGGCGGCCGGGGCCAGCGGGAGCGGTTCGCGCGGGGGCCGGGCGGGTCCTCCCGCCGGGGTCGTCGCGGGGTCCGGGGACAGGGGGGCGGGAGTGGACATCGCTCCCATGGTACGGCGGCTCAGGGGCCGAGGAACCAGACCAGCAGCAGGTGCACGACGGGGGCGGCGGGCAGCAGCGAGTCCAGCCGGTCCATGACGCCGCCGTGACCGGGCAGCAGCGTCCCCATGTCCTTGATGCCGAGGTCGCGCTTGAGCATCGACTCCGACAGGTCCCCGCCGATGGCC harbors:
- a CDS encoding trypsin-like serine peptidase encodes the protein MRTHLTRRLIAASSAAVVTLSGAATYAATTAAAAPGPGGAGVSLLTTLDASDQRAALDFWTAERLAEATPVDRVVTGRGAGAPGAAAAIGVPPAPSPGAGAQPRSTTSGTGDAPGLPRARRATSGVVTGGAVSTARAWTGDAVPTVGRLYFTQGAGKYECTASSVDSPRGDVIVTAGHCVTENGLDSQNLVFVPGLTGTSEPQGRFAVGRTFTTPQWRTGDQQSSAALSFDVGFAVVAPRDGKSLKDVVGANAIAFDAPLARTTVLGYPGRSRTADGFTLQYCTGAQFTDNGPGATSDVAVLCDLGGGSSGGPWLHDVDPATGTGTVTSVVSFSYDDNTSVLYGPRFGGVVRDVYAQAAGA
- a CDS encoding NAD-dependent succinate-semialdehyde dehydrogenase, producing MTSTTTTSTGSRERELLAEVPTDLFIGGTWRQAAGGARIPVEDPATGRTLVEIADATVQDGAAALDAAVAAQAGWARTPTRERAEVLRRAFDLVAARADDFALLMTLEMGKPLAEARGEVAYGNEFFRWFSEEAPRIAGRYAQNPVGGSRLLTMKQPVGPVLAILPWNFPLAMGTRKIAPALAAGCTIVVKPATQTPLTTLLLAQVLAEAGVPDGVVNVVTTSATGEVTAPLIADPRLRKLTFTGSTPVGKKLVEQSAERLLRVSMELGGNAPFLVFDDADLDAAVDGAMAAKMRNQGEACTAANRFYVQRGVAEEFSRRLAERMGSLVVGRGTEDGAQVGPLIDARAREDVAARVTEAVEAGARVLTGGGPVGDAGYFYAPTVVVDVPAGARLLTEETFGPVAPVVVFDTEQEGLALANDTEYGLVAYAFTRGLDRGMRVAEALESGMVGLNAGVVSNAAAPFGGVKASGFGREGGLEGIEEYLETKYVNFPL
- the gabT gene encoding 4-aminobutyrate--2-oxoglutarate transaminase → MTTLTPGHGPQRTTGSTPTHGGPALPQEIRLVTEVPGPRSRELAARRTAAVSAAVGSSMPFFAHAAGGGVVVDVDGNSYADLGSGIAVTTVGNSAPAVVQAVTEQAARFTHTCFMITPYDSYVELAERLAELTPGDFAKKSAFFTSGAEAVENAVKIARAHTGRQAVVVFDHAYHGRTNLTMAMTAKNMPYKNGFGPFAPEVYRAPLSYPFRDGLDGPTAAARAIAVMDKQVGAANLAAIVVEPVQGEGGFIVPAPGFLPAIAAWARENGVVFVADEVQTGLARTGAWFASALEGVEPDLVTIAKGVAGGLPLSAVTGRAEVLDAPVTGGLGGTYGGNPLATAAALAVLRTVEEDGLLARARQIEELLFRRLRALADRDPRVGDVRGRGAMVAVELVAPGTTEPDAALAKKVATEAARRGVVVLTCGTDGNVLRFLPPLSIDDALLEQAFDVLDGVFASA
- a CDS encoding PucR family transcriptional regulator ligand-binding domain-containing protein, which encodes MVLLADLLSTASLDLRLVGGDPSVPVRWVATSELDDPTPFLEGGELLLTTGLRVPRDGWAAWVGRLVAAGAAGVGFGVGLSHRSVPRALVTAASTAGLALVEVPVPTPFIAVSRRLADLLRRGENEAEATAARTGRDLAAAAAGPDGARAVLRRTARAVHGAAWLLDAAGTVLTATSAQAPPAAALEGLARVRDQGARAAWTEVTAAGTLTLRASGRARWLLVAGGPDVPRAVQGTVGTAAALLDLLTARTAPGPAHEADRVTGEVTACAVDLVLSGRGDLARRLAGAVGLELPDPVVVVRWSGPAVPDLARGEHHALGSPAAVAAALRGYAGRAGVARPVPLARAGARAADAAWSRTTPQRPVVHADGSTLPESLDPAGLDAWAAARLAGLDDAALRRTVEVFLAHHGARQPTADALGVHRNTVRRRIARAQRLLGVSLEDPTDRAEVWLALTATRAHAG
- a CDS encoding pyridoxamine 5'-phosphate oxidase family protein, which translates into the protein MALDPADLPAAALEFLAERHLATLTTLRADGSPHVVPVGFTFDPASGEVRVITSGSSRKAVHAARGSRCVVSQVDGRRWLSLEGPGRVLADPASVREAEERYARRYRPPRENPARVVVVFTVERVLGSVPPWD
- a CDS encoding DivIVA domain-containing protein, which translates into the protein MSSDTVPLTELVRERPARAGALRRGYKVADVDLFLAHLATALPAGRVASAQVRAVGFGSQLGGYDVTDTDDLLADVEDALARRERSHALAQADQRAWTDRRAALGQAVTGRLKERRGERFPRGRGVRRGYHPRDVDDLCALLVRHFRGELTLTADDVRDALFRPRRGGRGYREAPVDAFLDRVVELMVGYR
- the rlmN gene encoding 23S rRNA (adenine(2503)-C(2))-methyltransferase RlmN; this encodes MRAPRRGKPPRHFVDLEPAERGPAMVELGEKAFRGKQLATQWFERLEDDPARMTDLPAASRSRIADALLPRLLTPIRTLTADRGTTVKTLYRLHDGALVESVLMRYQNRDTLCISSQAGCGMNCPFCATGQAGLTRNLSTAEIVEQVTAASRALARGEVPGGEGRVGNVVFMGMGEALANYKSAVAAVRRLTQPAPDGLGISARGLTMSTVGLVPAIDKFAAEGIAATLALSLHAPDDELRDDLVPINRRWNVAQALDAARRYFEATGRRVSIEYALIRDVNDQAWRADRLGKLLNARGRGWVHVNPIPLNPTPGSKWTASEPAVEKAFVAALEARGIPTTVRDTRGSEIDGACGQLAAIGPEQPTA